A window from Pseudomonas moraviensis encodes these proteins:
- a CDS encoding AmpG family muropeptide MFS transporter, protein MPRKTWRAALAAYASPSTLVLLLLGFAAGLPYMLVFSTLSVWLREAGVARETIGYASLIGLAYAFKWVWSPLLDQWRLPLLGKLGRRRSWLVLSQALVILGLIGMGFCDPQKHLSWLIAIAVVVAFASATQDIAVDAYRLEIADDSRQAALAASYMSGYRVAALLATAGALFFAEGFGSTGFNYKHAAWTGTYVLFGALMVPALLTTLFMREPPVPLRTQLQAGRYTFMHQLMSVFVLIVLLVSVPAMFTQLYNTDFAGVLFGDMSPLDLLLEDRAFLRAILYTLLTGMCLSAMGRRGLAPVLTPVNDFILRYRWQALLLLGLIATYRMSDTVMGVMANVFYIDQGFTKDQIASVSKIFGLIMTLVGAGMGGLLIVRFGILPILFIGGVASAATNLLFVMLADMGPNLQMLVVTISLDNFSSGLATSAFVAYLSSLTNLKFSATQYALLSSIMLLLPRLMGGYSGVLVEKFGYHSFFLITALLGVPTLLLIALHWFQERRREGPTPTPEPAPTPATEES, encoded by the coding sequence ATGCCCCGTAAAACCTGGCGCGCCGCGCTCGCCGCCTATGCCAGTCCTTCGACGCTCGTGCTGTTGTTGCTCGGTTTTGCCGCCGGCCTGCCGTACATGCTGGTGTTCTCGACGCTCTCCGTGTGGCTGCGTGAAGCGGGCGTAGCCCGTGAAACCATCGGCTATGCCAGCCTGATCGGCCTGGCGTATGCGTTCAAATGGGTCTGGTCACCGCTGCTCGACCAATGGCGCCTGCCCTTGCTGGGCAAACTCGGTCGTCGCCGCTCCTGGCTGGTGCTCTCTCAGGCACTGGTGATTCTTGGCCTGATCGGCATGGGTTTCTGTGATCCGCAGAAGCATTTGTCCTGGCTGATCGCGATTGCCGTCGTCGTCGCTTTTGCCTCAGCCACGCAAGACATCGCGGTCGACGCCTATCGCCTGGAAATCGCCGATGACAGCCGCCAGGCCGCCCTCGCCGCCAGTTACATGTCCGGTTACCGCGTCGCCGCCCTGCTCGCCACCGCCGGCGCGCTGTTCTTCGCCGAAGGTTTCGGCTCCACCGGTTTCAACTATAAGCACGCGGCGTGGACCGGCACCTATGTGCTGTTCGGCGCATTGATGGTGCCCGCGCTGCTGACCACGCTGTTCATGCGTGAGCCGCCGGTGCCGCTGCGCACGCAGTTGCAGGCCGGGCGCTATACGTTCATGCATCAATTGATGTCGGTGTTCGTGCTGATCGTTTTGCTGGTTTCCGTACCGGCGATGTTCACCCAGCTGTACAACACCGATTTCGCTGGCGTGCTGTTCGGCGACATGAGCCCGCTCGACCTGCTGCTCGAAGACCGCGCTTTCCTTCGCGCCATTCTCTATACGCTGCTCACGGGGATGTGTCTGTCGGCCATGGGCCGGCGTGGATTGGCGCCGGTGCTGACGCCGGTCAATGACTTCATCCTGCGTTATCGCTGGCAGGCGCTGTTGCTGCTGGGCCTGATCGCCACCTACCGGATGTCGGACACGGTGATGGGCGTGATGGCCAACGTGTTCTACATCGACCAGGGCTTTACCAAGGATCAGATTGCCAGCGTCAGCAAGATCTTCGGCCTGATCATGACCCTCGTCGGCGCCGGCATGGGCGGCCTGTTGATCGTGCGCTTCGGCATCCTGCCGATCCTGTTTATCGGCGGCGTGGCTTCGGCGGCGACCAACCTGCTGTTCGTGATGCTCGCGGACATGGGGCCGAACCTGCAGATGCTGGTGGTGACCATTTCCCTCGACAACTTCAGCTCGGGCCTGGCGACTTCAGCGTTCGTCGCCTACCTGTCGAGCCTGACCAACCTGAAATTCTCGGCCACGCAATATGCCCTGCTCAGCTCGATCATGTTGCTGCTGCCGCGCCTGATGGGCGGCTATTCCGGCGTGCTGGTCGAGAAGTTCGGCTATCACAGCTTCTTCCTCATCACCGCTCTGCTAGGCGTGCCGACGCTGCTGCTGATTGCGCTGCACTGGTTTCAGGAGCGCCGCCGCGAAGGGCCGACACCGACGCCCGAACCCGCACCGACGCCCGCAACCGAAGAATCGTAG
- a CDS encoding potassium transporter Kup, whose translation MLVAAVGVVYGDIGTSPLYTLKEVFSGGYGVPVNHDGVLGILSLIFWSLIWVVSIKYMMFVLRADNQGEGGIMALTALARRAAAGRKRLRTLLVVCGLIGAALFYGDSMITPAISVLSAIEGLGLAFDGIDHWVVPLSLVVLVALFLIQRHGTARIGILFGPIMVTWFVVLGALGVYGISHTPEVLHAINPMWAVNFFIVHPGMGVAILGAVVLALTGAEALYADMGHFGRKPIARAWFLLVLPALVLNYFGQGALLLENPDAARNPFYLLAPSWALIPLVGLSTLATVIASQAVISGAFSLTRQAIQLGYIPRMYIQHTSSDEQGQIYIGAVNWALMVGVVLLVIGFESSGALASAYGVAVTGTMLMTTILVSAVMLLLWKWPPILAVPVLLGFLLVDGLYFAANVPKIVQGGAFPVIAGIALFVLMTTWKRGKQLLVERLDEGALPLPIFISSIRVQPPHRVQGTAVFLTARSDAVPHALLHNLLHNQVLHEQVVLLTVVYEDIPRVPPSRRFEVEAHGEGFFRVILHFGFTDEPDVPQALKLCHLEDLDFSPMRTTYFLSRETVIASKLEGMARWREALFAFMLKNANGNLRFFNLPLNRVIELGTQVEM comes from the coding sequence ATGCTGGTCGCGGCGGTCGGGGTGGTTTATGGCGACATCGGCACGAGCCCGTTGTACACCCTCAAGGAAGTGTTTTCCGGTGGTTACGGTGTGCCGGTCAATCACGACGGCGTACTCGGCATTCTGTCGTTGATCTTCTGGTCGCTGATCTGGGTGGTCTCGATCAAGTACATGATGTTCGTCCTGCGCGCGGACAACCAGGGTGAGGGCGGCATCATGGCCCTCACCGCACTGGCACGGCGGGCAGCGGCGGGGCGCAAGCGCCTGCGCACGCTGCTGGTAGTCTGCGGGCTGATCGGCGCGGCGCTGTTCTACGGCGACAGCATGATCACCCCGGCGATCTCGGTGTTATCAGCGATCGAAGGCCTCGGCCTGGCGTTCGACGGCATTGATCACTGGGTGGTGCCGCTGTCGCTGGTGGTGCTGGTCGCGCTGTTTCTGATCCAGCGCCACGGTACCGCGCGGATCGGCATCCTGTTCGGGCCGATCATGGTCACCTGGTTTGTCGTCCTCGGCGCCCTCGGCGTGTACGGCATCAGCCATACCCCGGAAGTGCTGCACGCGATCAATCCGATGTGGGCGGTGAATTTCTTCATCGTGCATCCGGGCATGGGCGTGGCGATTCTCGGCGCCGTGGTGCTGGCGCTGACCGGCGCCGAAGCGCTGTACGCCGACATGGGCCACTTCGGCCGCAAGCCGATCGCTCGCGCCTGGTTCTTGCTGGTGCTGCCGGCGCTGGTGCTGAATTACTTTGGCCAGGGTGCGTTGCTGCTGGAAAATCCTGACGCCGCGCGCAACCCGTTCTATCTGCTGGCACCGAGCTGGGCGCTGATTCCGCTGGTCGGCCTGTCGACACTGGCCACGGTGATCGCCTCGCAAGCGGTGATTTCCGGCGCTTTCTCCCTGACCCGTCAGGCGATCCAGCTCGGCTACATCCCGCGCATGTACATCCAGCACACCTCCAGCGACGAGCAGGGCCAGATCTACATCGGCGCGGTGAACTGGGCGCTGATGGTCGGCGTGGTACTGCTGGTGATCGGCTTCGAATCCTCTGGCGCACTGGCCTCGGCTTATGGCGTGGCGGTGACCGGCACCATGCTGATGACCACCATTCTGGTGTCGGCGGTCATGCTGCTGCTGTGGAAATGGCCACCGATTCTTGCGGTACCGGTGCTGCTTGGCTTCCTGCTGGTGGACGGCCTGTACTTCGCCGCCAACGTGCCGAAGATCGTTCAGGGCGGCGCCTTCCCGGTGATCGCCGGCATCGCCCTGTTCGTGCTGATGACCACTTGGAAGCGTGGCAAACAACTGCTGGTCGAACGCCTCGACGAAGGTGCGCTGCCGCTGCCGATCTTCATCAGCAGCATCCGCGTACAACCCCCGCATCGCGTACAGGGCACGGCGGTGTTCCTCACTGCCCGCTCCGATGCCGTGCCGCACGCGCTGTTGCACAACCTGCTGCATAACCAGGTGCTGCATGAGCAAGTGGTGTTGCTGACGGTGGTCTACGAAGACATCCCGCGTGTGCCGCCATCCCGTCGCTTCGAAGTCGAAGCGCACGGGGAGGGCTTCTTCCGGGTGATTCTGCACTTTGGTTTCACCGACGAGCCGGACGTGCCACAGGCGTTGAAACTGTGCCACCTCGAAGACCTCGACTTCAGCCCGATGCGTACCACTTACTTCCTCAGTCGCGAGACGGTGATCGCCTCGAAACTCGAGGGCATGGCGCGTTGGCGTGAGGCGTTGTTTGCGTTCATGTTGAAGAATGCCAATGGCAATCTGCGGTTCTTTAATTTGCCGTTGAACCGGGTGATTGAGTTGGGAACGCAGGTGGAGATGTAA
- a CDS encoding DUF3077 domain-containing protein: MTETDLHGLANAKTIGFTPFLYNSDQAFFNVRSGIPIIDALSQSSDLLSLAKSFAEDAAYAKNTDRHAWAAHYLTVMGKALIDDVIQALMPRPARTKTESESEMPESL, encoded by the coding sequence ATGACCGAAACTGATCTGCACGGACTTGCAAACGCTAAAACCATCGGCTTCACCCCTTTCCTCTACAACTCGGATCAAGCGTTCTTCAACGTCCGCTCCGGCATCCCGATCATTGATGCCTTGTCCCAATCCTCCGACCTGCTATCCCTCGCCAAATCCTTCGCCGAAGACGCGGCTTACGCCAAAAACACCGACCGCCATGCCTGGGCCGCGCATTACCTGACAGTGATGGGCAAAGCCTTGATTGATGATGTAATTCAGGCGTTGATGCCACGACCTGCGCGTACGAAGACCGAGTCTGAATCAGAGATGCCTGAAAGCTTGTAG
- a CDS encoding proline--tRNA ligase, with protein MRTSQFLLATQKETPSDAVVISHQLMLRAGMIRKLASGLYTWLPMGLRVMRKVEAIVREEMNAAGSLEVLMPSTQPAELWQESGRWEEYGPELLRIKDRHGRDFCAGPTHEEVITDLMRNELSSYKQLPINLYQIQTKFRDEIRPRFGLMRGREFIMKDAYSFHADQASLQITYDRMHEAYCNVFTRLGLKFRPVEADNGSIGGAGSHEFHVLAESGEDDIVFSNGSDYAANIEKAEAVPRETSRPAPTEELRLVDTPDTKTIAALVEKFNLPIEKTIKTLIVHAEEEGKLIALVIRGDHELNEIKAANQPGVASPLVMASDAELRDAIGAGAGSLGPLNLPLPIIIDRSVAMMSDFGIGANIDDKHYFGVNWERDLPVPTVADLRNVVAGDPSPDGKGTLEIKRGIEVGHIFQLGNKYSKAMKCEVLGENGKPVTLEMGCYGIGVSRVVAAAIEQNNDANGIIWSDTLAPFQIALVPLRYETEQVREATDKLYAELTAAGFEVLLDDRDKKTSPGIKFADMELIGIPHRIVVSDRGLAEGNLEYKSRSAAEAQALPVADVVSFLQARIRR; from the coding sequence ATGCGCACCAGTCAATTTTTGCTCGCCACACAGAAAGAAACGCCTTCCGACGCGGTCGTGATCAGTCATCAGCTGATGCTGCGCGCCGGCATGATCCGCAAGCTTGCCTCGGGCCTGTACACCTGGCTGCCCATGGGCCTGCGAGTCATGCGCAAGGTCGAAGCCATCGTTCGCGAAGAAATGAACGCTGCCGGTTCTCTGGAAGTGTTGATGCCGAGCACCCAACCGGCCGAGCTGTGGCAGGAATCGGGGCGCTGGGAAGAATACGGCCCTGAGCTGCTGCGCATCAAAGACCGCCACGGTCGTGATTTCTGCGCGGGCCCGACCCACGAAGAAGTGATCACCGATCTGATGCGCAACGAGTTGAGCAGCTACAAACAGCTGCCGATCAACCTGTACCAGATCCAGACCAAATTCCGTGACGAAATCCGCCCACGCTTCGGTTTGATGCGCGGCCGCGAATTCATCATGAAGGACGCCTACTCCTTCCACGCCGATCAAGCGTCGCTGCAGATCACCTATGACCGCATGCACGAGGCGTACTGCAACGTGTTCACGCGTCTGGGCCTGAAATTCCGCCCGGTTGAAGCCGACAACGGTTCGATCGGTGGCGCCGGCTCCCACGAGTTCCACGTGCTGGCCGAGTCCGGCGAAGACGATATCGTTTTCAGCAACGGTTCCGACTACGCGGCGAACATCGAAAAAGCCGAAGCGGTGCCACGGGAAACCTCGCGCCCTGCGCCAACCGAAGAGCTGCGCCTGGTCGACACACCGGACACCAAAACCATCGCGGCGCTGGTGGAAAAATTCAATCTGCCGATTGAAAAGACCATCAAGACCCTGATCGTTCATGCCGAAGAAGAAGGCAAGCTGATCGCGCTGGTCATCCGTGGCGACCACGAACTGAACGAAATCAAGGCTGCCAACCAGCCAGGCGTGGCCAGCCCGCTGGTGATGGCCTCCGATGCCGAACTGCGTGATGCGATTGGCGCCGGCGCTGGCTCGCTCGGCCCGCTGAACCTGCCGCTGCCGATCATCATCGACCGCTCGGTCGCGATGATGAGCGACTTCGGCATCGGCGCGAACATCGACGACAAGCACTACTTCGGCGTGAACTGGGAGCGTGATCTGCCGGTTCCGACCGTTGCCGACCTGCGCAATGTCGTTGCGGGCGACCCAAGCCCGGACGGTAAAGGCACGCTGGAAATCAAGCGCGGCATCGAAGTCGGCCACATCTTCCAGCTGGGTAACAAGTACAGCAAGGCGATGAAGTGCGAAGTGCTGGGCGAGAACGGCAAGCCGGTGACCCTGGAAATGGGCTGCTACGGCATTGGCGTATCCCGCGTGGTTGCCGCTGCGATCGAGCAGAACAACGACGCCAACGGCATCATCTGGAGCGACACGCTGGCGCCATTCCAGATCGCTCTGGTACCGCTGCGCTATGAAACCGAGCAGGTGCGCGAAGCCACCGACAAGCTGTATGCCGAACTCACGGCGGCCGGTTTCGAAGTGCTGCTGGACGATCGCGACAAGAAAACCAGCCCGGGCATCAAGTTCGCCGACATGGAGCTGATCGGCATTCCACACCGGATCGTGGTCAGCGACCGCGGCCTCGCCGAAGGCAACCTGGAATACAAGAGTCGTTCCGCAGCAGAGGCGCAAGCGCTGCCGGTGGCCGATGTTGTGTCCTTCCTTCAGGCCCGTATCCGCCGCTGA
- the dinB gene encoding DNA polymerase IV, with protein sequence MTQRKIIHIDCDCFYAAIEMRDDPRLAGKPLAVGGSADRRGVIATCNYEARAYGVRSAMASGHALKLCPDLTIVKPRMDAYREASKEIHTIFADYTDLIEPLSLDEAYLDVSDSAHFGGSATRIAQDIRRRVSNQLHITVSAGVAPNKFLAKIASDWKKPNGLFVITPDQVEDFVSGLPVSKLHGVGKVTADKLGKLGIVDCQHLREWGRLALVREFGSFGERLWNLARGIDDRLVHNDSRRQSISVENTYDVDLPDLRACLDKLPELLDTLKNRMARIDSSYRPGKPFVKVKFHDFTQTTLEQAGAGRDLGSYQLLLTQAFNRGGKPVRLLGVGVRLEDLRGGFEQMELFER encoded by the coding sequence ATGACCCAGCGAAAAATCATCCACATCGACTGTGACTGTTTCTACGCCGCCATCGAGATGCGCGACGACCCGCGTCTGGCCGGCAAGCCACTGGCGGTGGGTGGTTCGGCGGACCGGCGTGGGGTGATCGCCACCTGCAACTATGAAGCGCGCGCCTATGGTGTGCGCTCGGCAATGGCCTCCGGGCATGCGTTGAAGCTGTGCCCGGACCTGACCATCGTCAAGCCGCGCATGGACGCTTATCGGGAAGCGTCGAAGGAAATTCATACGATCTTCGCCGACTACACCGACCTGATCGAGCCGCTGTCGCTGGACGAGGCTTACCTGGATGTGTCCGACAGCGCGCATTTCGGCGGCAGCGCCACGCGCATCGCTCAGGACATCCGCCGCCGGGTTTCCAATCAACTGCACATCACCGTTTCCGCTGGCGTCGCGCCGAACAAGTTTCTGGCGAAGATCGCCAGCGACTGGAAGAAACCCAACGGCTTGTTCGTGATCACCCCGGATCAGGTCGAGGATTTCGTCAGCGGTCTGCCCGTGAGCAAGCTGCACGGTGTTGGCAAGGTCACTGCCGACAAGCTCGGCAAGCTCGGCATCGTCGACTGCCAGCACTTGCGCGAATGGGGCAGGCTGGCGCTGGTGCGCGAATTCGGCAGTTTTGGCGAGCGATTGTGGAATCTCGCCCGTGGGATCGATGACCGCCTGGTGCACAACGACAGTCGGCGTCAGTCGATCAGTGTGGAAAACACCTACGATGTTGATCTTCCGGATTTGCGCGCCTGCCTCGACAAATTGCCCGAGCTGCTCGACACCCTGAAAAACCGCATGGCGCGGATCGACAGCAGTTACCGACCGGGCAAGCCGTTCGTCAAAGTCAAATTTCATGACTTTACCCAGACCACACTGGAACAGGCCGGGGCAGGGCGGGACCTGGGCAGTTATCAGTTGCTGCTGACGCAGGCGTTCAATCGCGGCGGCAAGCCGGTGCGGTTGTTGGGAGTGGGGGTGAGGCTGGAGGATTTGCGCGGCGGGTTTGAGCAGATGGAGTTGTTTGAGCGGTAG
- the mprF gene encoding bifunctional lysylphosphatidylglycerol flippase/synthetase MprF — protein MRANSSDPQDTVTAEQPIKPQRLRWLDRLSKYRQPIGLAVTLLLFAIALIACRHLLAELDLDALHDSILDVPKPALLGAIGATVIGFIILLGYEWSASRYAGVKLPPRTLALGGFTAFAIGNAIGLSLLSGGSVRYRLYARLGVGASEVAHMTLFASLSLGCALPPLAALATLSNLPAASQALGLSEVLLGSVAAAVLILGAVLAIGIYRRRLPEQPYPDNLLVRAGRRTLRLPGRRLTLLQLLITALDVAAAATVLYLLLPEAPPFAPFLLVYLLALAAGVLSHVPGGVGVFEAILLAAFADKLGAAPLAAALLLYRLIYVVLPLLVACVLLLINEGQRLFQTQTMRAASGLAAPILAVLVFLSGVVLLFSGATPEIDTRLEHIGFLIPHRLVDASHFGASLIGVLCLLLAQGLRRRLSAAWMLTTILLLVGALLSLLKGFDWEEATLMTLTAALLGVFRRSFYRPSRLTELPFSPLYLVASLCVLGASAWLLLFAYQDVPYSHQLWWQFTLDADAPRGLRSLLGAAVLLVIISLTWLLRTARPVIHLPTPDELDRAAKILMASSQPDGGLALTGDKALLFHPNDEAFLMYARRGRSLVALYDPIGPSQQRAEMIWQFRDLCDIHHTRPVFYQVRAENLPYYMDIGLTAIKLGEEARVDLRRFDLEAKGKEMKDLRYTWNRGTRDGLSLEIHEPGQAPMDELKVISDAWLTGKNVREKGFSLGRFSDDYLKHFRIAVIRFEGRPVAFANLLETYSHDLASLDLMRAHPEAPKLTMEFMMVGLIQHYKSHGYARFSLGMVPLSGLQPRRGAPLTQRLGSMVFRRGEQLYNFQGLRRFKDKFQPDWEPRYMAVPAGLDPLVALADTAALIAGGLTGLVKR, from the coding sequence ATGCGCGCCAACTCGTCTGATCCACAAGACACCGTTACAGCAGAACAACCGATCAAACCCCAGCGTTTGCGCTGGCTGGATCGGTTAAGCAAATACCGTCAGCCGATCGGTCTGGCGGTGACGTTGCTGCTGTTTGCCATTGCCCTGATTGCCTGCCGCCATCTGCTCGCCGAGCTCGATCTCGACGCGTTGCATGACTCGATTCTCGACGTACCGAAACCGGCCCTGCTCGGCGCCATCGGCGCGACCGTGATCGGTTTCATCATTCTGCTCGGCTATGAATGGTCGGCCAGCCGCTACGCTGGCGTGAAGCTGCCGCCGCGTACGCTCGCCCTCGGCGGCTTCACCGCGTTTGCCATCGGCAATGCGATTGGCCTGTCGCTGCTGTCCGGCGGCTCGGTTCGTTATCGTTTATATGCGCGGTTGGGTGTCGGTGCGTCAGAAGTTGCGCACATGACGCTGTTCGCCAGCCTCTCGCTGGGCTGCGCATTGCCGCCGCTGGCTGCGCTGGCAACGTTGAGCAATTTGCCCGCTGCCTCGCAAGCGCTGGGACTGTCCGAAGTCTTGCTTGGTTCGGTCGCCGCCGCCGTACTGATCCTCGGTGCAGTGTTGGCGATAGGCATCTATCGCCGTCGTCTGCCGGAACAACCCTACCCCGACAATCTGCTGGTTCGCGCCGGTCGGCGCACCTTGCGTCTACCGGGTCGACGCCTGACCCTTCTGCAACTGCTGATCACCGCTCTCGACGTCGCGGCTGCTGCCACCGTTCTGTATTTGCTGCTGCCGGAAGCGCCACCGTTTGCGCCATTCCTGCTGGTCTACCTGTTGGCGCTGGCCGCGGGCGTGCTCAGTCATGTGCCGGGCGGCGTTGGCGTGTTCGAAGCGATTCTGCTTGCCGCGTTTGCCGATAAGCTCGGCGCCGCACCGCTGGCCGCTGCCCTGCTGCTCTATCGCCTGATCTACGTGGTGTTGCCGCTGCTGGTCGCCTGCGTGTTGCTGCTGATCAACGAAGGCCAGCGCCTGTTTCAGACCCAGACCATGCGCGCCGCGTCCGGTCTGGCGGCGCCGATTCTGGCGGTGCTGGTGTTCCTGTCGGGCGTGGTGCTGCTGTTTTCCGGCGCAACCCCGGAAATCGACACGCGCCTGGAGCACATCGGTTTTCTGATCCCGCATCGACTGGTCGACGCCTCTCACTTCGGCGCCAGCCTGATTGGCGTTTTGTGCCTGTTGCTCGCCCAAGGCCTGCGTCGGCGCCTGTCGGCGGCGTGGATGCTGACTACCATTCTGCTGCTGGTCGGCGCCCTGCTTTCGCTGCTCAAAGGCTTCGATTGGGAAGAAGCCACGCTGATGACACTGACGGCGGCACTGCTGGGTGTGTTCCGCCGCTCCTTCTACCGCCCGAGCCGTTTGACCGAGCTGCCGTTCTCGCCGCTGTATCTGGTCGCCAGCCTGTGCGTGCTGGGCGCTTCGGCCTGGTTGCTGCTGTTCGCCTATCAGGACGTGCCCTACAGCCATCAACTATGGTGGCAGTTCACCCTCGACGCTGATGCGCCCCGCGGCCTGCGCTCGCTGCTCGGCGCGGCGGTGTTGCTGGTGATCATCTCCCTGACCTGGCTGCTGCGCACCGCACGCCCGGTGATTCATTTGCCGACGCCGGACGAACTCGACCGCGCAGCGAAAATCCTCATGGCCTCGTCGCAACCCGATGGCGGCCTCGCACTGACCGGTGACAAGGCACTGCTGTTTCATCCCAACGACGAGGCGTTTCTGATGTACGCCCGGCGTGGCCGCAGTCTGGTGGCGCTGTACGACCCGATCGGGCCGAGCCAGCAACGCGCGGAAATGATCTGGCAGTTCCGCGACCTCTGCGACATCCACCACACCCGCCCCGTGTTCTATCAGGTACGTGCGGAAAATCTGCCGTACTACATGGACATCGGCCTGACCGCGATCAAACTCGGCGAAGAAGCCCGGGTCGATCTGCGGCGCTTCGATCTGGAAGCCAAGGGCAAGGAGATGAAAGACCTGCGCTACACCTGGAACCGTGGCACCCGCGACGGTCTGTCGCTGGAAATCCATGAGCCGGGCCAGGCGCCGATGGATGAGCTGAAGGTCATTTCCGATGCCTGGCTGACCGGCAAGAACGTGCGCGAGAAAGGCTTCTCCCTCGGCCGTTTCAGCGACGATTACCTGAAGCATTTCCGCATCGCGGTGATTCGCTTCGAAGGCCGTCCGGTGGCGTTCGCCAATCTGCTTGAGACTTACAGCCACGATCTGGCCAGTCTCGACCTGATGCGCGCGCACCCGGAAGCGCCGAAGCTGACCATGGAATTCATGATGGTCGGCCTGATTCAACACTATAAGAGTCACGGATACGCGCGCTTCAGCCTGGGCATGGTGCCGTTGTCGGGGTTGCAACCCCGCCGTGGTGCGCCACTGACCCAGCGTCTGGGCTCGATGGTTTTCCGCCGTGGTGAGCAGCTGTACAACTTCCAAGGCTTGCGCCGCTTCAAAGACAAGTTCCAGCCTGACTGGGAACCCCGTTATATGGCCGTGCCCGCCGGACTCGATCCGCTCGTGGCGCTGGCCGACACTGCCGCCCTGATCGCGGGCGGCTTGACTGGATTGGTGAAACGCTGA
- a CDS encoding virulence factor family protein: MIQRSLKYILAALIVLAVIAGGGYWYLKRPAPEPTVEQLKPADGAAMTRVIPGSKPKAQVLVAVTDEQKLSEKQLTTLSRSASAQIVQVILPKDCLLQSRALQAGLRELNGPATLVSGIGPGAVLAWRWLAEQKDDKAQAISVDLALEKPGCTHLLPKSAAHGHWLVAWNDNPDDASAGFVRDQPNAETSISDYDINLPQVLNNELRKILVGGDKANGGLAIPVVEVPAGQANDTVTLFLSGDGGWRDLDRDVAGEMAKIGYPVVGIDTLRYYWQHKSPEQSALDLTELMQHYRQKWGTKRFILTGYSFGADVLPAIYNRLPENEQQRVDAIILLAFARTGSFEIEVEGWLGNAGKEAATGPEMAKLPAAKVVCIYGEEETDESGCTDKTAVGEPVKLPGGHHFDENYPALAKRLVELIQKRQSKDSVAEE; the protein is encoded by the coding sequence ATGATTCAACGCTCCCTGAAGTACATCCTGGCCGCACTGATTGTGCTGGCCGTGATTGCCGGCGGCGGTTACTGGTACCTGAAACGCCCGGCACCGGAACCGACCGTCGAACAGCTCAAACCCGCCGATGGCGCGGCCATGACCCGGGTGATTCCGGGCAGCAAGCCGAAGGCTCAGGTGTTGGTGGCTGTCACCGACGAACAGAAGCTCTCCGAGAAACAACTGACCACCCTCAGCCGCAGCGCTTCGGCGCAGATCGTTCAGGTGATTCTGCCCAAGGACTGCCTGCTGCAAAGCCGCGCACTGCAAGCGGGCCTGCGTGAACTGAACGGCCCGGCCACCCTGGTCAGCGGCATCGGCCCGGGCGCTGTGCTGGCATGGCGCTGGCTGGCGGAACAGAAAGACGACAAGGCCCAGGCCATCTCCGTCGATCTGGCCCTGGAAAAGCCCGGCTGCACCCACCTGCTGCCAAAATCCGCCGCCCACGGCCACTGGCTGGTGGCGTGGAACGACAACCCGGACGACGCCAGCGCAGGTTTCGTCCGCGATCAGCCGAACGCCGAAACCAGCATCAGCGACTACGACATCAACCTGCCGCAAGTGCTGAACAACGAACTGCGCAAAATCCTCGTCGGCGGCGACAAGGCCAACGGCGGCCTGGCGATCCCGGTCGTGGAAGTTCCGGCCGGTCAGGCCAACGACACCGTGACCCTGTTCCTTTCCGGTGACGGCGGCTGGCGCGACCTCGACCGCGACGTCGCCGGGGAAATGGCCAAGATCGGCTACCCGGTGGTCGGCATCGACACCCTGCGCTACTACTGGCAGCACAAGAGCCCGGAACAAAGCGCCCTCGACCTCACCGAACTGATGCAGCACTACCGGCAGAAATGGGGCACCAAGCGCTTCATCCTCACCGGCTACTCGTTCGGCGCGGACGTCCTGCCAGCGATCTACAACCGCCTGCCAGAGAACGAACAGCAGCGCGTCGACGCGATCATCCTGCTCGCCTTCGCCCGCACCGGCAGCTTCGAAATCGAAGTCGAAGGCTGGCTCGGCAACGCCGGCAAAGAAGCCGCCACCGGGCCAGAAATGGCCAAATTGCCAGCGGCGAAGGTTGTGTGCATCTATGGTGAAGAAGAGACGGATGAGAGTGGCTGCACCGACAAGACTGCCGTTGGCGAACCGGTGAAACTGCCCGGCGGACATCACTTTGATGAAAACTACCCGGCGCTGGCCAAGCGTCTGGTGGAGCTGATTCAGAAGCGCCAGAGCAAGGATTCGGTCGCCGAAGAGTGA
- a CDS encoding MGMT family protein has protein sequence MKDPLDSVENDAQIRRTALYSTLAQVPEGKVVSYGQLAELAGLGRAARWVGRTLSQLPGDTRLPWHRVLGAGGRISLPVGSPSGDEQRARLRMEGITIQNNRVDIRRHGWRPVEHSG, from the coding sequence GTGAAAGACCCGCTCGACAGCGTCGAAAACGATGCGCAAATCCGACGCACGGCGCTCTACTCGACGCTCGCGCAAGTGCCCGAAGGCAAAGTCGTCAGTTATGGACAGCTGGCCGAACTGGCCGGACTGGGCCGCGCCGCGCGCTGGGTCGGGCGCACCTTGAGCCAGTTGCCCGGCGACACCAGGCTGCCCTGGCACCGCGTATTGGGTGCCGGCGGACGCATCAGCCTGCCGGTCGGCAGCCCCTCCGGTGATGAACAACGCGCGCGATTGCGCATGGAAGGCATCACCATCCAGAACAATCGTGTGGATATTCGGCGCCATGGCTGGCGTCCGGTAGAGCACAGCGGTTAG